The Geothrix sp. genome window below encodes:
- a CDS encoding glycoside hydrolase family 3 N-terminal domain-containing protein, giving the protein MPSAQELLWTGFRGLDAAEVDLPFRPGGLILFARNLDPDPTQGPARCRALIDGLQARFGTDLPLAVALDQEGGPVSRLRPWVGATPPLRRIWLGGGAAACEAWGRLWGEGLRLLGFNVDFAPVVDLWDGHPGAGIGDRAASGDPGETMVAAGAFLHGLESLGVRGCLKHFPGLGGTTLDSHLGLPELADAAQVGRNAAAFTALAHPDRLVMVAHLRTPASGTLPASLHRGSVAANPWGIQGRFLPDDLEMGGCADWSWPERVRLSLEAGHQWLLVCQTPEGWTACAEAVGTMPDTLCQGPLQATRNLRRNLPPPPGDSFAPDAWQDWLMRLLAAAEEV; this is encoded by the coding sequence ATGCCCAGTGCCCAAGAGCTCCTCTGGACCGGTTTCCGGGGCCTCGATGCCGCGGAAGTAGACCTTCCCTTCCGCCCCGGCGGCCTCATCCTCTTCGCCCGCAACCTGGATCCTGATCCCACCCAGGGGCCAGCCCGCTGCAGGGCCCTGATCGATGGCCTCCAGGCCCGGTTCGGGACGGATCTGCCCCTGGCCGTGGCCCTGGACCAGGAGGGTGGGCCCGTGAGCCGCCTGCGCCCCTGGGTGGGCGCGACGCCCCCCCTCCGGCGGATCTGGCTGGGCGGTGGCGCCGCGGCCTGCGAAGCCTGGGGCCGCCTCTGGGGTGAGGGCCTGCGCCTCCTCGGCTTCAATGTGGATTTCGCCCCCGTGGTGGATCTCTGGGATGGTCATCCCGGAGCCGGCATCGGGGACCGGGCCGCCAGCGGGGATCCCGGCGAGACCATGGTGGCGGCGGGCGCCTTCCTCCATGGCCTCGAATCCCTGGGCGTCCGCGGCTGCCTGAAGCACTTCCCCGGCCTGGGCGGCACCACCCTCGACAGCCACCTGGGCCTTCCCGAGCTCGCCGATGCCGCCCAGGTGGGCCGCAATGCCGCCGCCTTCACGGCCCTGGCCCATCCCGACCGACTCGTGATGGTGGCCCACCTCCGCACCCCGGCTTCCGGCACCCTGCCCGCCAGCCTGCACCGGGGATCCGTGGCGGCGAATCCCTGGGGCATCCAGGGCCGCTTCCTGCCCGATGACCTGGAGATGGGGGGCTGCGCGGACTGGAGCTGGCCTGAGCGCGTGCGGCTGTCCCTGGAGGCCGGCCACCAGTGGCTGCTCGTCTGTCAGACGCCAGAGGGCTGGACCGCCTGCGCTGAGGCGGTGGGAACGATGCCTGACACCCTCTGCCAGGGCCCGCTCCAAGCCACGCGGAACCTGCGCCGGAACCTGCCTCCCCCGCCTGGAGACTCGTTCGCCCCGGACGCCTGGCAGGACTGGCTCATGCGACTCCTCGCCGCCGCCGAGGAGGTCTGA
- a CDS encoding response regulator yields MIQEPILIVDDEPEVRTALLEALQSRGYSAEAAADGEAALARMAETPFPLVLTDLHMPGGLSGLELIAALKQRHPDAICILITAFATLDTTIGALKQGAYDLIQKPFRLAEIEVVLDRALDHARLLKTVRAYQAELEARILSRSQDLRAAHEEALDLCDLSLQGLEAPSLEVALGPLLDRLVARCAPDGLACYRHDADGQLRAVARRGTRPLPVALERPLPGPLPAPALGYPEEHLVPLGSTGWLYLGFEDRSSFQEASPGFLLLARHLELALRVR; encoded by the coding sequence ATGATCCAGGAGCCCATCCTCATCGTGGATGACGAACCCGAGGTTCGCACCGCGCTGCTGGAGGCCCTGCAGAGCCGGGGCTATTCCGCCGAGGCCGCCGCCGACGGGGAGGCCGCCCTGGCCCGGATGGCCGAGACCCCCTTTCCCCTGGTGCTGACGGACCTGCACATGCCCGGCGGGCTGTCGGGCCTGGAGCTCATCGCTGCCCTCAAGCAGCGGCATCCGGATGCCATCTGCATCCTGATCACCGCCTTCGCCACCCTGGATACGACCATCGGGGCCCTGAAGCAAGGCGCCTACGACCTCATCCAGAAGCCCTTCCGCCTGGCCGAGATCGAGGTGGTCCTGGACCGGGCCCTGGATCATGCCCGCCTCCTGAAGACCGTCCGGGCCTACCAGGCCGAGCTGGAGGCTCGCATCCTCAGCCGTTCCCAGGATCTCCGGGCGGCCCACGAAGAGGCCCTCGACCTCTGCGACCTGAGCCTCCAGGGCCTCGAGGCCCCCTCGCTGGAGGTGGCCCTCGGGCCGCTGCTGGACCGGCTCGTGGCCCGGTGTGCGCCGGATGGCCTGGCCTGCTACCGCCACGATGCCGATGGCCAGCTGCGCGCCGTCGCCCGGCGGGGGACCCGTCCCCTCCCGGTCGCACTCGAACGCCCCCTGCCCGGCCCCCTTCCCGCCCCAGCCCTGGGCTACCCCGAAGAGCACCTGGTGCCCCTGGGGAGCACGGGCTGGCTCTACCTGGGATTCGAGGATCGCTCGTCGTTCCAGGAAGCGAGCCCTGGATTCCTGCTCCTGGCCCGCCACCTGGAGCTGGCCCTCCGGGTAAGGTGA
- the clpB gene encoding ATP-dependent chaperone ClpB, protein MSLLPFTQKANDAVVAARQRAVQDQHPELVPQHLLGALLAPEAGLRPLLERAGQSPDSIQGLEDAAEALVDKLPRAVGGSEPQVGAAFRHFLEVASDTGRGLGDRFLATDALLLALANAHTDAKKALERFGLDRKTLEAAIRETRKGSRVEDEAAEEKFASLEKYAKDYTALAAAGKLDPVIGRDEEIRRVLQVLSRRTKNNPVLIGEPGVGKTAIVEGLAQRIHKNDVPESLKGLRVMGLDMGALVAGTQYRGQFEERLKGVIQEVEKAEGQVVLFIDELHLLVGAGAVSGGMDAANLLKPALARGELRCIGATTLDEYRKHIEKDAALERRFQPVFVEEPGVEDAISILRGLKERYELHHGVRIQDAALVAAAQLSHRYIADRFLPDKAVDLMDEAASAVRMQLDSRPTEIDVRERREMQLQLERHSLTKEKDAASRARLAELDKELAELNEELSKLRAQWENEKKVIEGARALQKKLDDLRIELEQAKTKGEYERASRLEYGEIPALEKQLTATSPKESAMLRLEVGEADIAAIVSRWTGIPVSRILEGEVEKLLKMEARLGERVVGQDPALTAISDALRRNRAGLSDPKRPIGSFLFLGPTGVGKTEVARALAEFLFDDENAMVRIDMSEFTHEADATRLIGAAPGYIGYEEGGRLTEAIRRRPYAVILLDEMEKAHPRTFDLFLQVLEDGRLTDGQGRTVDFRNTVVLMTTNLGSQAIFDAGGDASRAEAAVQAALHDHFRPEFLNRLDEVVIFRSLSREDMKAVARIQLKRVETMLQAQRLELEAPEAALDWLAAEGFDPLYGARPLKRLIQQTVVNPLSRLVLQGRLKPGGLARLQIEDGQLKVETEAVQ, encoded by the coding sequence ATGTCCCTCCTCCCCTTCACCCAGAAAGCCAACGACGCCGTGGTGGCTGCCCGGCAGCGCGCCGTGCAGGATCAGCACCCCGAGCTGGTGCCTCAGCACCTGCTCGGGGCCCTGCTCGCGCCGGAGGCCGGACTGCGCCCCCTGCTGGAACGGGCCGGCCAGAGCCCGGACTCCATCCAGGGCCTGGAGGACGCCGCCGAAGCCCTGGTCGACAAGCTGCCCCGGGCCGTGGGCGGCTCCGAACCCCAGGTCGGGGCGGCCTTCCGCCACTTCCTGGAAGTGGCCAGCGACACGGGCCGCGGGCTGGGCGATCGCTTCCTGGCCACCGACGCCCTCCTGCTGGCCCTGGCCAACGCCCACACGGACGCCAAGAAGGCCCTGGAGCGCTTCGGCCTGGACCGGAAGACGCTGGAGGCCGCCATCCGGGAAACCCGCAAGGGATCCCGCGTCGAGGACGAGGCGGCCGAGGAGAAATTCGCCAGCCTGGAGAAGTATGCCAAGGACTACACCGCCCTGGCCGCCGCCGGAAAGCTGGACCCCGTCATCGGCCGCGACGAGGAGATCCGCCGGGTGCTGCAGGTGCTCTCGCGGCGCACCAAGAACAACCCCGTGCTCATCGGCGAGCCCGGCGTGGGCAAGACCGCCATCGTGGAGGGACTGGCCCAGCGCATTCACAAGAACGATGTGCCCGAAAGCCTCAAGGGCCTGCGGGTCATGGGCCTGGACATGGGCGCTCTCGTGGCCGGAACGCAGTACCGGGGCCAGTTCGAGGAGCGCCTGAAGGGCGTCATCCAGGAAGTCGAGAAGGCCGAGGGCCAAGTCGTGCTCTTCATCGACGAACTGCACCTGCTGGTGGGCGCGGGAGCCGTGTCCGGCGGCATGGACGCCGCCAACCTGCTGAAGCCGGCCCTGGCCCGGGGTGAGCTGCGCTGCATCGGCGCCACCACGCTCGACGAGTACCGCAAGCACATCGAGAAGGATGCGGCCCTCGAGCGCCGCTTCCAGCCGGTCTTCGTGGAAGAGCCCGGCGTGGAGGACGCCATTTCCATCCTGCGGGGCCTGAAGGAGCGCTACGAACTGCACCACGGCGTGCGCATCCAGGACGCGGCCCTGGTGGCGGCGGCCCAGCTGAGCCACCGCTACATCGCCGACCGCTTCCTGCCCGACAAGGCCGTGGACCTCATGGACGAGGCCGCCAGCGCCGTGCGCATGCAGCTCGACAGCCGGCCCACGGAGATCGATGTCCGCGAGCGCCGCGAAATGCAGCTGCAGTTGGAGAGGCATTCGCTGACGAAGGAGAAGGATGCGGCCAGCCGCGCGCGGCTGGCGGAACTGGACAAGGAACTGGCGGAACTGAATGAGGAGCTGAGCAAGCTCCGGGCACAGTGGGAGAACGAGAAGAAGGTGATCGAGGGGGCCCGCGCCCTCCAGAAGAAGCTGGACGATCTCCGCATCGAGCTGGAGCAGGCGAAGACGAAGGGCGAGTACGAGCGGGCCTCGCGCCTGGAGTATGGCGAGATCCCCGCCCTGGAGAAGCAGCTGACGGCGACCTCCCCCAAGGAGAGCGCCATGTTGCGCCTGGAGGTGGGCGAAGCCGACATCGCGGCCATCGTGAGCCGCTGGACCGGCATCCCCGTGAGCCGCATCCTCGAAGGCGAGGTGGAGAAGCTCCTGAAGATGGAGGCCCGGCTGGGCGAGCGGGTGGTGGGCCAGGATCCAGCCCTCACGGCCATCTCCGATGCCCTGCGTCGGAACCGCGCGGGGCTCAGCGACCCCAAGCGGCCCATCGGTAGCTTCCTCTTCCTGGGCCCCACGGGCGTGGGCAAGACGGAAGTAGCGCGAGCCCTGGCGGAATTCCTCTTCGATGACGAGAACGCCATGGTCCGCATCGACATGAGCGAGTTCACCCACGAGGCCGATGCCACGCGGCTCATCGGCGCCGCGCCGGGCTACATCGGCTACGAGGAGGGCGGGCGCCTCACGGAGGCCATCCGCCGCCGCCCCTACGCCGTGATCCTCCTGGATGAAATGGAGAAGGCCCACCCCCGCACCTTCGACCTCTTCCTGCAGGTGCTGGAGGACGGGCGCCTCACGGATGGCCAGGGCCGGACGGTGGACTTCCGCAATACTGTCGTGCTCATGACCACCAACCTGGGCAGCCAGGCCATCTTCGATGCCGGCGGCGACGCCTCCAGGGCCGAGGCCGCCGTCCAGGCCGCCCTGCACGACCATTTCCGCCCCGAGTTCCTGAACCGCCTGGACGAGGTGGTGATCTTCCGCTCCCTGAGCCGCGAGGACATGAAGGCCGTGGCCCGCATCCAGCTCAAGCGCGTGGAAACCATGCTCCAGGCCCAGCGCCTGGAGCTGGAGGCCCCGGAGGCGGCCCTCGACTGGCTGGCCGCTGAGGGCTTCGATCCTCTCTATGGCGCCCGCCCCCTCAAGCGCCTCATCCAGCAGACCGTCGTGAATCCCCTGTCCCGCCTGGTGCTCCAGGGCCGGCTCAAGCCCGGCGGGCTGGCCCGGCTCCAGATCGAGGATGGTCAATTGAAAGTAGAGACGGAGGCCGTGCAATAG
- the metK gene encoding methionine adenosyltransferase, which produces MATQGRHLFTSESVTEGHPDKMADQISDAVLDAALKDDPRSRVACETLLTTGLVLVAGEITTETYIPVAALVRDVVKDIGYDHHIKGFDYATCAVMVTIDQQSPDIAMGVDTGGAGDQGLMFGYACQDTPELMPAAIQFSHLLTRKLSEVRKSGQLPWLRPDGKSQVTVEFDGDRVKRIHTVVISTQHDEHVTQNTIRDSILQDVIKASLPADLLDAQTVYHVNPTGRFVVGGPMGDTGLTGRKIIVDTYGGSGHHGGGAFSGKDPSKVDRSAAYMGRYIAKNIVAAGLAGRCEIQLAYAIGVAEPVSIAVDTFGTGQVSDEAIVRAVREVFSCTPKAMIEALDLRKPIYRATAAYGHFGRPEFSWEKTDKVEALRKAAK; this is translated from the coding sequence ATGGCCACCCAGGGGCGTCACCTTTTCACATCCGAAAGCGTCACCGAGGGGCACCCCGACAAGATGGCGGACCAGATCTCCGACGCCGTCCTCGACGCAGCCCTCAAGGATGATCCCCGCAGCCGCGTGGCCTGCGAGACGCTGCTGACCACGGGCCTGGTGCTGGTGGCCGGCGAGATCACCACCGAGACCTACATTCCCGTGGCGGCCCTCGTGCGGGATGTGGTGAAGGACATCGGCTACGATCACCACATCAAGGGCTTCGACTACGCCACCTGCGCGGTGATGGTGACCATCGACCAGCAGAGCCCCGACATCGCCATGGGCGTGGACACCGGCGGCGCCGGGGACCAGGGCCTGATGTTCGGCTATGCCTGCCAGGACACCCCCGAGCTGATGCCCGCCGCCATCCAGTTCTCCCACCTGCTGACGCGGAAGCTCTCCGAAGTCCGCAAGAGCGGGCAGCTCCCCTGGCTGCGGCCCGACGGCAAGTCCCAGGTCACGGTGGAGTTCGACGGCGACCGGGTGAAGCGCATCCACACCGTGGTGATCTCCACCCAGCACGACGAGCATGTCACCCAGAACACCATCCGCGACAGCATCCTGCAGGATGTGATCAAGGCCAGCCTGCCGGCGGATCTGCTGGATGCGCAGACGGTCTACCATGTGAACCCCACGGGGCGCTTCGTGGTGGGCGGGCCCATGGGCGACACGGGCCTGACTGGCCGGAAGATCATCGTGGACACCTACGGCGGCAGCGGCCACCACGGAGGCGGTGCCTTCTCGGGCAAGGATCCCAGCAAGGTGGACCGGAGCGCCGCCTACATGGGCCGCTACATCGCCAAGAACATCGTGGCCGCGGGCTTGGCCGGCCGCTGCGAGATCCAGCTGGCCTACGCCATCGGCGTGGCGGAGCCCGTGTCGATCGCGGTGGACACCTTCGGCACCGGCCAGGTTTCGGACGAGGCCATCGTGCGCGCCGTGCGCGAGGTCTTCAGCTGCACGCCCAAGGCCATGATCGAGGCCCTGGATCTGCGCAAGCCCATCTACCGCGCCACCGCCGCCTACGGCCACTTCGGCCGCCCCGAATTCTCCTGGGAGAAGACGGACAAGGTGGAGGCGCTGAGGAAGGCGGCCAAGTAA
- a CDS encoding NAD(P)/FAD-dependent oxidoreductase — MERVQCVVIGAGVVGLALARRLAMAGREVVVLEAEDRVGTGISSRNSEVIHAGIYYPAGSLKARLCVAGNRALYAYCRDRAVNHRRCGKLIVATEASQLEALRQLRARAEANGVLDLQWLDAETCRQLEPQLRAAAALSSPSTGIIDSHGLMRALRQDAEAHGATVVLKSPVLGGRSRSAGLEIEVGGEDPMTLRAERVFNCAGLGALALAWAFEGIRTAALPPLPRRWAKGSYFTLSGPAPFSRLVYPLPDQSHLGVHLTLDLAGQARFGPDMEWVDRESYEVDPHRADGFYAEVRQYWPGLPDGALQPAYAGIRPKLHAPGEPAPDFLLQREDAHGLRGLVNLLGIESPGLTACLALAEEAAG, encoded by the coding sequence ATGGAACGAGTCCAATGCGTCGTCATCGGCGCCGGGGTGGTGGGGTTGGCCCTGGCCCGCCGGCTGGCGATGGCGGGCCGCGAGGTGGTGGTCCTCGAGGCGGAGGATCGCGTCGGCACCGGCATCAGCTCGCGCAACAGCGAGGTCATCCACGCGGGCATCTACTATCCGGCGGGATCCTTGAAGGCCCGGCTGTGCGTGGCAGGCAACCGCGCCCTCTACGCCTACTGCCGCGACCGGGCCGTGAACCACCGCCGGTGCGGCAAGCTCATCGTGGCCACGGAGGCCTCCCAGCTCGAGGCCCTGCGGCAGCTCCGTGCCCGGGCCGAGGCCAATGGGGTGCTGGACCTCCAATGGCTCGACGCGGAGACCTGCCGGCAGCTGGAACCTCAGCTCCGCGCCGCCGCCGCCCTGAGCTCCCCCAGCACGGGCATCATCGACAGCCATGGGCTCATGCGCGCTCTCCGCCAGGATGCCGAGGCCCATGGCGCCACCGTGGTGCTGAAGAGCCCCGTCCTGGGGGGCCGGTCGCGGTCGGCGGGGCTCGAGATCGAAGTCGGCGGAGAGGACCCGATGACGCTGCGGGCCGAGCGCGTATTCAATTGCGCCGGGCTCGGTGCCCTGGCCCTGGCCTGGGCTTTCGAGGGGATCCGCACCGCCGCCCTTCCACCCCTGCCCCGGCGCTGGGCCAAGGGCAGCTACTTCACCCTGTCGGGGCCCGCGCCCTTCTCGCGCCTGGTCTACCCCCTCCCCGACCAGAGCCACCTGGGCGTGCACCTCACCCTGGACCTGGCCGGGCAGGCGCGGTTCGGACCCGACATGGAATGGGTGGACCGCGAGAGTTACGAGGTGGACCCCCACCGGGCGGACGGATTCTACGCCGAGGTCCGCCAGTACTGGCCGGGTCTGCCGGATGGCGCCCTCCAGCCCGCCTACGCAGGCATCCGGCCCAAGCTGCACGCCCCGGGCGAGCCGGCCCCGGATTTCCTCCTTCAGCGGGAGGACGCCCACGGGCTGCGGGGGCTGGTGAACCTCCTCGGCATCGAATCGCCGGGACTCACGGCCTGCCTGGCCCTGGCGGAGGAGGCGGCGGGCTAG
- a CDS encoding diguanylate cyclase has product MGARILIVDDNTMIRSEIKAVLMKDGGFSHFMEAADGLTAFKTIMETPPDLVLCDLVMPGFDGLKFLGLKASRKELAQIPVIILTAEDDLDRKAEILERGASDYVTKPFHEKELLARVRIHTKLKLLQDELREMNVQLEALSVTDVLTGLANRRRLMTRLEEEVQRARRYKTPLSVVMIDIDHFKQVNDSYGHAMGDEVLRNIGAMLKASLRTTDLAARYGGEELTLVLPHTDIPAALQVAENLRQKFSEMDHVLDGVTIRKTASMGLAARDGQGEMPDAEDLLKHADEALYRAKQGGRNRVEVAG; this is encoded by the coding sequence ATGGGCGCCCGCATCCTCATCGTCGATGACAACACCATGATCCGCAGCGAGATCAAGGCGGTGCTCATGAAGGACGGCGGGTTCTCGCACTTCATGGAGGCCGCGGACGGCCTTACGGCCTTCAAGACGATCATGGAGACCCCACCGGACCTCGTGCTCTGCGACCTGGTCATGCCGGGCTTCGACGGCCTGAAATTCCTGGGCCTCAAGGCCAGCCGCAAGGAGCTGGCACAGATCCCCGTGATCATCCTCACTGCCGAGGACGACCTGGACCGCAAGGCCGAGATCCTGGAACGGGGAGCTTCCGACTATGTCACCAAACCCTTCCACGAGAAGGAACTGCTGGCGCGGGTGCGCATCCATACCAAGCTGAAGCTGCTGCAGGATGAGCTCCGCGAAATGAATGTCCAGCTCGAGGCCCTCTCCGTCACCGATGTGCTCACGGGCCTGGCGAACCGGCGCCGCCTGATGACACGCCTGGAGGAAGAGGTCCAGCGGGCGCGACGCTACAAGACGCCGCTGTCCGTGGTGATGATCGACATCGACCACTTCAAGCAGGTGAACGATTCGTACGGCCACGCCATGGGCGACGAAGTGCTGCGGAACATCGGCGCCATGCTCAAGGCCAGCCTCCGGACCACGGACCTGGCCGCCCGTTACGGCGGCGAGGAGCTGACCCTGGTATTGCCCCACACGGACATCCCCGCCGCCCTGCAGGTCGCCGAGAACCTGAGGCAGAAGTTCTCCGAGATGGATCATGTCCTGGACGGCGTCACCATCCGGAAGACCGCCAGCATGGGCCTGGCGGCCCGCGATGGCCAAGGGGAGATGCCCGATGCCGAGGATCTCCTCAAGCACGCCGACGAAGCCCTCTACCGCGCCAAACAAGGCGGCCGGAACCGCGTGGAAGTGGCGGGGTAG
- a CDS encoding threonine/serine exporter family protein, whose translation MSTAGSSDFQGSPEAAPSTPASAPPPPEVALCLELGRAFQAYGIPAHRFEDALERVSRRLGLDGQFLGLPTAFFASLGRGHERWAFIQRSPSGETNLEKLSDLQETTDALIEGRIGAPEARERVRGILSAPDRWGPWLTVPCFGLGSAPAAMFFGGGWREMALTALLGVLVGLTALLLGRKAGLSRIVYPVAGTLVGFLAVAAAARFTHVSPQILTVAGLIVLVPGLRLVVSMNELATGNLVAGTARLLDTAMTFLSLGFGVALGQRLAGPLVDRALQGTPLPLPAWTVLPILLLAAAAFVVIFRARPRELPWIFAACILAFYGTRQGAALLGPQFGVGLGAFALGLGSNLFTRLTHRPSVVTLLPGLMVLVPGGLGFRGLEFIIQKQLVVGLDTAFQALFVAIALLTGLLLAHAAVQPRTAL comes from the coding sequence ATGTCCACGGCCGGATCATCCGATTTCCAGGGAAGCCCCGAGGCTGCCCCGTCCACCCCGGCCTCGGCCCCGCCGCCACCGGAAGTGGCCCTCTGCCTGGAACTGGGCCGCGCCTTCCAGGCCTACGGCATTCCCGCCCATCGCTTCGAGGATGCGTTGGAGCGGGTGTCCCGGCGCCTGGGCCTGGATGGCCAGTTCCTCGGGCTGCCCACGGCCTTCTTCGCCTCCCTGGGGCGGGGCCATGAGCGCTGGGCCTTCATCCAGCGCAGCCCCTCGGGGGAAACGAACCTGGAGAAGCTGTCCGACCTGCAGGAGACCACGGACGCCCTCATCGAGGGTCGCATCGGCGCTCCGGAAGCCCGCGAGCGGGTGCGCGGCATCCTGTCGGCTCCGGACCGCTGGGGCCCCTGGCTCACCGTGCCCTGCTTCGGCCTGGGCTCGGCCCCGGCCGCCATGTTCTTCGGCGGCGGCTGGCGCGAGATGGCGCTCACGGCGCTGCTCGGCGTGCTGGTGGGTCTCACGGCCCTGCTGCTGGGGCGGAAGGCCGGGCTGTCCCGGATCGTCTACCCGGTGGCCGGCACGCTGGTGGGGTTCCTGGCGGTGGCCGCCGCCGCGCGGTTCACCCATGTCTCGCCGCAGATCCTCACCGTGGCCGGGCTCATCGTCCTCGTGCCCGGACTGCGCCTGGTGGTTTCGATGAACGAGCTGGCCACGGGGAACCTGGTGGCGGGGACGGCGCGGCTGCTGGATACGGCCATGACCTTCCTCTCCCTGGGCTTCGGGGTGGCCCTGGGACAGCGCCTGGCGGGCCCCCTGGTGGACCGGGCCCTCCAGGGCACCCCCCTGCCCCTGCCCGCCTGGACCGTACTGCCGATCCTGCTGCTGGCGGCCGCGGCCTTCGTGGTGATCTTCCGGGCCCGCCCCCGGGAGCTGCCCTGGATCTTCGCCGCCTGCATCCTGGCCTTCTACGGCACCCGCCAGGGCGCCGCCCTGCTGGGGCCGCAATTCGGCGTGGGCCTGGGGGCCTTCGCCCTGGGCCTGGGCAGCAACCTCTTCACCCGCCTCACCCACCGGCCCTCCGTGGTGACCCTGCTGCCGGGGCTCATGGTGCTGGTGCCCGGGGGGCTCGGGTTCCGGGGCCTGGAGTTCATCATCCAGAAACAGCTGGTGGTGGGCCTCGACACGGCCTTCCAGGCCCTCTTCGTGGCCATCGCCCTGCTCACGGGGCTGCTCCTGGCCCATGCGGCCGTGCAACCGAGGACAGCCTTGTGA
- a CDS encoding HD domain-containing phosphohydrolase yields MPLTTPIPILIVDDEADLRNLLVEALEDQGYAAEGAEGGAQALAKVRTRHFPVIFTDLNMPGGLSGLELLRAIHDEDPRSLGILMTGYATTESAIQALKRGAYDFIQKPFKLAEIEAGLERALEHYRLLRENEEYQQNLERMVEARTQEILGLKNDIERLFEGFVNASVTAIEARDPSTSGHSSRVAELTVGLAEAVNQTPNGPYGELLFTPIQIREIRYASLLHDFGKVGVREQVLVKAKKIEGEHLESIFQRLHQRTLEAMRDRMLDAWSKGQTFDPGQARVLLNQQEEETRRLVDLVRRSNEPTVLPQEVAHELNVLEDLTYQHWSGDRRALMAPGDLDLLKIPKGSLSAQERDEIQSHVTHTYRFLSQIPWTSELAGVPEIAWAHHERLNGRGYPRQLKEPDIPVQSKLMAVSDVYDALTAADRPYKAAVSVERSLEILEQEAKVNLLDSEVLRIFIDAKIFERTLVPARTAP; encoded by the coding sequence GTGCCCCTCACCACCCCCATCCCCATCCTCATCGTGGACGACGAGGCGGATCTGCGGAACCTGCTGGTGGAGGCCCTGGAGGACCAGGGCTACGCCGCCGAGGGGGCCGAGGGCGGCGCCCAGGCCCTGGCAAAGGTGCGGACCCGGCATTTCCCGGTGATCTTCACGGACCTGAACATGCCCGGCGGGCTGTCGGGCCTGGAGCTGCTGCGGGCCATCCACGACGAGGACCCCCGGAGCCTGGGCATCCTCATGACCGGGTATGCCACCACCGAATCCGCCATCCAGGCCCTGAAGCGCGGCGCCTACGACTTCATCCAGAAGCCCTTCAAGCTGGCGGAGATCGAGGCGGGGCTGGAGCGGGCCCTGGAGCACTACCGCCTGCTGCGGGAGAACGAGGAATACCAGCAGAACCTGGAGCGCATGGTGGAGGCCCGCACTCAGGAGATCCTGGGCCTGAAGAACGACATCGAACGCCTCTTCGAGGGCTTCGTGAACGCCTCCGTGACCGCGATTGAAGCCCGCGATCCCAGCACCTCCGGCCATTCCAGCCGGGTGGCCGAGCTCACCGTGGGCCTGGCGGAAGCGGTCAACCAGACCCCCAATGGCCCCTATGGCGAGCTGCTGTTCACCCCCATCCAGATCCGCGAGATCCGCTACGCCAGCCTCCTCCACGATTTCGGCAAGGTGGGTGTCCGGGAGCAGGTGCTCGTGAAGGCCAAGAAGATCGAGGGCGAGCACCTGGAGAGCATCTTCCAGCGGCTGCACCAGCGCACCCTGGAAGCCATGCGCGACCGGATGCTGGACGCCTGGAGCAAGGGACAGACCTTCGACCCGGGCCAGGCCAGGGTCCTGCTGAACCAGCAGGAGGAGGAGACGCGGCGCCTGGTGGACCTGGTGCGGCGCAGCAACGAGCCGACCGTGCTGCCCCAGGAGGTCGCGCACGAACTGAATGTCCTCGAGGACCTCACCTACCAGCACTGGTCCGGGGATCGCCGGGCCCTCATGGCCCCGGGCGACCTGGACCTGCTGAAGATCCCCAAGGGCAGCCTCTCGGCCCAGGAGCGGGACGAGATCCAGAGCCATGTCACCCACACCTACCGGTTCCTCAGCCAGATCCCCTGGACGAGCGAGCTGGCCGGCGTGCCCGAGATCGCGTGGGCCCACCACGAGCGCCTGAACGGCCGGGGCTATCCCCGCCAGCTCAAGGAGCCGGACATTCCCGTTCAGAGCAAGCTCATGGCCGTCTCCGATGTGTACGACGCCCTGACCGCCGCCGACCGGCCCTACAAGGCCGCCGTGAGCGTGGAGCGCAGCCTCGAGATCCTGGAACAGGAGGCCAAGGTGAACCTCCTGGACTCCGAAGTGCTGCGCATCTTCATCGACGCGAAGATCTTCGAACGCACGCTGGTCCCGGCGAGAACGGCCCCATGA